The Spea bombifrons isolate aSpeBom1 chromosome 7, aSpeBom1.2.pri, whole genome shotgun sequence genomic interval TTAATCACACTGTTTTTCTTGGACCTTTTCTCAGACATTGCCATCCTTCTTTAGCCTTGACAAATCTATCCTACACTGGATGTGGTAGATGCCTCTTTGTTTTTAGTGTACTCTCCACTCAAAGCCTCAAGAAATTAATAATTCCTCAGCCTACCAACTGCCTTCTTTCTCCAGTTCTCTCTGAAATACTGGCTACCTAGACAATGATATTTTGTGATTATAaccctttatttatatttatacatggtTGCAATGGAATATATTTTGGAGCCATTTTGGTTGATTGGTACATCTTCTATAATTTGATGTATTCTCGTGATTAACTGTATAAAACCCACTAATATTCCTCATTTTCAGAACTGTTGACCTAGACCACTGTTTGGTACGCCAGTCAAGAGAAAGCAAGAAAGAGGTACTGTGTGTGGTGATGGAGAGCATTCGGACGACACGTCAGTGTTCTTTATCTGTTCACGCTGGCATGCGGGGGCAGACAATGAGAGTGAGTCCTTTAAATCTCCTTTAGAATCAAATCCTTTGTATCATGGGCATCTGCAGAATTTTTCCAAGAGGGCAGACCCAAGACCAAAAGTGATATATCTTTGTACTTACAAATTAATTTTCTCCCTTTATTTCTGTCAAATTTCTCCATATTAAATTTTACtctatttcatatattttcttaccaataactttaaaaatgaCCCTAAATGTGTAATTCATGTCAATGTTTTCATGTAGattggtgtgttactttatttatacggTGATAAAAAAAAGGTCACTTGCTattgattttatacatttacattttaaaatttcaGTTTCATATTATTGAAGACCAGAACTATAAAGGACGGGATAAAGCAATAGTTTTTCCAGCACATACAACAATTGCATTTAGTGTTTTTGATCTGTACATTCATCTGGATGGGCACTTTGGtaagtttctgtgttgttttttttaataattaattaaaaacaataaatctgTGTTCTAATATGAAATTCCAATGTGGATAATATCAGTGCCCAGTCCTTTAGTTGGTATCGACTAACATACAAAGTGAAAATGTATTGACAGTACAATCATGGCACTGAAAGGGAGAAGTTACCTCCTGGGCGACTCAGACTTAAAGATTTGGGGCTACCTGTAGCTTTTCATGTAATTTCACACATAACCACCAGGATATCTAGGTTAACAAGGGCTTTAGGCAAGATTTATATCCATATTGCATGTTTTCTGTGCTCCTTTTGATGCAGTTTTTGATGCAGTTGTTATTGGGCCACTTGGCTGGACTTGTCACTCAGGCTGAGAGACACTCCTTTCCTGGTGACAGGGTGGAGGCACATACAAATAGGCATAGGAAACTCATACAGTACCTGTTATTTGGCCAAAAAACtggttttgtataattattcaTCTACATTAATTCTCTCTGCAGGCTCAGATGAGGGGAAATGTTCGTATGCATTCTGTAGGTGTAAATACATCATTTCTAATAATTCTGTTTCCAAACACACAACATGCAGAAAGTTTCTAAATGTAACTTTCAAAAAGACTTCTTAAAGATTAATTAACCAGTTCAAATTACATCTTAAGATATCATATTTTTGGCCAATGCAATTAACATATTTGCAATTgtgtcaattaaccccttaaggacgatgggcggtccctaaacccattgaaaacaatgcattttgagcccgtacatgtacgggctttgtcattaaggggttaaacagtgaCCGCCATACCACTGAGCATCTCAGACTGTGTTGATGACCACACTGACATGTATGCCTCTCATTCACTttacagagctgtgtgtgtcaACAGCTTCCAAAGGAGGATTTGAAAGAGAACTAACCAGATCGTTTTCATTAAATGCCCTAAGAAATAACTTATACCGTTCAGGAATCATATTTAGTGGTGAGTTGGAAATTGTATAAAGTcgctgattattttttaaatcttcatCATGTTAAGTAATTTGTAGAATTATTAtgatataaaatgataaaacctTAAACCAGTATAAtgctattaaaaatgtttatatgtacTGATAATGTGGAgcacataaaaatatgtttttgacacttttgttcTCAAGGTACTTTAAATGATCTCATATAATTAGGGTTACCACCTGTCCAAGTTCTACCTGGACAGCCATGGAATAAAGAGGTACACTCTATGACCAAAAGTCTGTGTACACCCTTCCTGAATATTGTTACCCGGCAGGTGTATAAAAGCAAAAAGTCAGTTCACAAAATGTCTGctctgctagatctgccctggtCCATTATTTTAAAGCTTCTAGGCGCAACAATAGCTCAACCATGAAGCGGTAGACCACATACTTACAGAGTTGGGCTGCTGAATGTCCTCTGCAGCATCTCTCCAATGCTGTCTCTGATTAGAAACATCAACGCATGTACTGTgcatcaggagcttcatgaaataggtttccatggctgagcagctacACACAAGTCGAAGAGCAGTGTAAAGCACAGCACCACTGGcaatgtgttctctggagtgataaaTCATGCTTCATCTGGAAGTCTGACGGACAAACCTGGGTTTGGTGCAAGGAAGAATAACGCTACCTACAAGATTGCATAGTGGCAACTGTATGGTTTGGTGGggaagggataatggtctggggctgtttctGAAGGTTTAGGCTTCTTAGTTCCATTGAAGGGTAATTTCAATACTACAGCATGCAAAGACGTTTTTGACAATTGAATGCTTCCAACTATTGTGCACCTATTcagaaagcaaggtccatatAGACATGGTTTAACGGGTTTAGTGTGGAGGAACGCATTTGGCCTTCCAATGCTCATGCTTTTGGAAAGGGATgttcaacaagctcatataggtgagatggtgtccacatacttttggtcatatatgtGTATCCCATGCCCCAGATTTACCTCGTTATGTCCAGGGAAATGTTGGGCCAGTGACCATGTTAGTCTGCATTCTGATTGCCGCAATCTGATTGCCGCATTTAGCAGGGTGATGGAACACACATGAAATGCATGTGGAGAGAGTGATGATGTTTAGATCGgatataaatatttctatacagtatatatatatatatataaatatatatgacctGTGTTTAAACCCCATGTTTTTGGGATGTTCATACATCACTTCTATTGTATTTTAGTGCATGTTGAGTGTTGAGCCAGGGTTGAGGGTTGTGGAAAGAGTCTGGGATAGGTGGGGCTGATGCTAAAAGTGAGCAGGGATATGGGAACCCAACTGCCTTACAGGAAGAGCCATCTCACGGTGTTCAGCTACAGAGCATCAAGAGGTGGCCGTGTGGGACCTGTAATGGTTACAGCACAGACTTCCGTTGATTTAACTACCCACTGGTCCAGCTAGTGGAGATAAGGCTTGTGAGCTGGCCCATGATCCTTGTTAACTACACTGGACAGTGGGAAAGTGCCAGAAACTAGGTAGAAAAAGTTCATCAAGTTTAACCATCAAGTTTAACCTTGCTGTAGCAAACTAGCATGAACAAAGCAGCATGAAAACTTAGGAGGCTGAAGGGGAAGGAGATAATAATGagtttgctttttttgtacTCAGGCAAAAGGACAATGGATATCATTGGAAATTCCGACTCATATATTGATGATATTTTTTCGGATTACTACGATAAGGCTGCCAGTATGACAGATATCTCCACCACTTATATGCGAGAAGGTGCTCACACTCGTGTTAATCTGCTTAATAATAACATCTCCAAGGGGCCATGTGCTCTCTGTGGAATGGGGAACTCGAAAAGAGAAACAGTGTATGGATGCTTTGAGTGTTCTTACAATGGGCAGAAATATGTAAGGCTGCATGCTGTTCCATGCTTTGACCTATGgcataaaagaataaaatgatatatatatatatatatatatatatatatatatatatatatatatatatatatatatatacatatatgtcatACATTGTATCTGTGCCTATTTGTTATATCTCAGGTGTAACCATAGAAGACATTAAGTGGCAAAAATAAACTTATACTAGGTGCTACAATgtacaatgttacaaaaaaacaaaacaaaacaaaacatgggtATGTCTTGAAAATATCACTTTGTGTGCAAGTTGTGAATTGGATAGCAGGCCATATTGAACTGGTAAATACCAAAATTGTGTGTTGGTTTGCCTTCTCAAGTCAAAGCAGTGTTGACAGGCTGTAGTGAATTTTTTGACATAGTTAACTAATAGTTACTTATAATACTTATATATCCTCCTTTATTAATATCACTAGAGGATCAATAGCATTTTGACTTTTCTTTAGTATCCCATTAACTCATGTCAATGTATAGTTGGGCATATCAATTACATGTGATTTTTATTCCTTCAATAACTGATTATGTATGTGCCTGTTTACAGCATTACcattttgcatgcagtaaaatttGAAGTGTATGaaaaatggactccaatatgcattaaaatataaaatgaatggtgACTAGACTTTCTcttgtataccgtatttgcttgcttataagacgaccttgattataagacgacaccccaaaatctgaatataaattttgaaagaaaaaaaaaagcctgaatataagactaccctataggaaaaacgttttactagtaaatattcattcacatgtaaactattttttcatatttaataaaaactatgagaaaaatgcattcttgtttttattttttattcaccaacctgccccccccgttatgcacatctgccccccggcttgccactccgcccccagatatgccttatacccccctatatgccaatctgcccccccaatgcatccccagacttgtcccccgtgcttcagactccctggtgtctagtggaggCAGAGGTTGAgcgtctgcacaatgtgcatagacaacctcctccgctgctacccggcacttccaccggggattctatgactgagcaccggaaggttatggcACCCCAgcgctccttcatagaagccccagtggaagttcTGGGCAGCAGCGGAGATTATCTGCACCCATCGCACAGACATTcacaggctgccagagaggaggatcttgGTCCGCTGCAGCTCTGCAatggggatctggatctaagtCTTATAgtccgacctctatttgagtTCGGATTATAAAaggaccttgaatataagacgaggggtactTTTCAGAGCaactgaaaaaaccttgtcttatatttgagcaaatacggtagttccaCATGGACTGTATACATGCactattaaataatacacacCACAATATAGCATGTTTTTCTGCTAAATTCTTACGTGTGTTAGATGATATTACTTAATCATCTATTATAAAATGAtgtcaatgttttaaaaaaggataGTGTATTGGCAATCTAGAAATGATAGTATTTATTGTCCTCAGCAGTTTGTGTGGACTATTCTGTTGTATTTGGTTGTgtttacatttgtgttttttcataaatcaTTGTTTTATTAACATCTGTTTTGAAGTTCTTTGAAGTTCTTGCTGAGAACACCTTACACTGCAATTGATAACTGATATTCTATGTAAAATGCTGAAGGAACGCAtcatcaaaacaaaaaacacacacttcaCTTACTATCATATTTTAATGGCAACTAAAAATGGGAAGAATGAAGCCTTCTGGATCATCATTGTACATCATTTCTTTGAAGGGTCCAGTAAGGAAAATGAAgttatatataacaaattaatCATATTTTGTGTTCGATAAACCCTATATAACAGCTTAGTGGTTTATTTGGGCTTGAATGTTCTTTTAAAGAAAGGTACTGAATTTGGGGCTATATATGAAGCACAGTTGTGCAGCTCGGTTTAATCTTGTTTATTAAGTcagaagaatttaaaaaaaactgctactttgtaagaaaaaaaacaatatcaagacttttaatccctttttttaataaggTTTAAGTTTTCACGGCAGTACATAAacaatttatttcattataaacccaacattttaattcaggttaATGGAGCTGTCACTAAAAACACTTTACTTGTTCTGcagttgttttcattttattattaatattttttaggcTGTCATACATAGAATTTACTATGGTAGTACTGTTTAGAGTACACATCTAATTAAGTGTTTAATGTGCTTATTGTGTCTGAACTACACATTAATAAAATGGGATAAAAAAGATTTGAATGTGCACAAAAATCCATCGGCCAATGTGTGAGGCAAGGTAAGGGCGTGATGTTAAATATTATCTGGTGGAGCCTGGTTATATCATGGACATAGTAAGACTttcaaaacaataaagtgatatGTATACTacatatcacatacacatactacaGAGCTAATTCATAAAGTGCAACATATAGGTAGTTTAGGTGATTGCCATTACatccaacattttattttaaaaatacattttataatgctggaattttattgattttattttggtaaaatattactttgaaagatatatatatttgattttataaagtataaaatattttctaaaatatgttgcttgcataaatatttaacccctgTGCTCTGGAAGCGTAACATTTgcacagataaaataaattacccAAAGGAGTTCACAATTACCTTACAATTTGGCCTCCAACAATGAACCATTATAGTTGTTCCAAAATTTCAGGATACAATTTCCACCAAACAacatatttcagttttttttatttatcttaataAATTTTTACAGTAATTAATCCTGGGTTCCAGTTTTGAAATAAGATATTACACAGAGTAATATTTCAATGTACCATTTGGAGTGGTAATATGAGAGAACTAGTAAGGGATCAATATGTTGGTTAAgtaaatgaaaaaacacaaaacaaatatggCCATGTTTGATGTATGGTAATAATGTCTGTGAAAATTAGTGAACCAACCTAAAAGCAAGGTATAGGGaaaattgccaaaaaaatgcaaacatacTTTTGGATCACTGTTACATCTTACTCATtagatgaaaaaaattaatttcttgatatggtgaaaaaaatgtgataattaacaaaaaacaatcgCACTTTCACACAATAAAAAATTACTATAATTCATCATGTTGATAGACATTATATTCCTTTGCAGATATGAAGCCATCGTCATTATGATCGTTCTTCTGAAATATATCTGTTAGAATGAGACCGTGAACGGACGGGTCTCGATGTTTACCATCCCTCTTAAATTCTTCTGATAAATAATGACTTATCTGCATATGGAGagaaaaatagtaaaaagttaaataatctcagaaattacacacactatatttataaagaaaataaaactaacTCCAAATTCATGTCTCTAAATTACTTTAAAgcgacactccagccattatatccACAATATAATAGCTAAGAGGTCCCTTTTAAATTTCCACTGTGTGCCACAGAATCACTCCGTATACGTGTGTCCCTTTCACTACCTCCTAGCTACGTTCCGTACAGGAGATGAACACATCCCAGTGGACGTGGTATAATCTTACACTAGCTGGACGAACACTGCAGACATGGAGGTTCAGACCCCTGCGACCACGCATCGAAAGTGCATTCCTGatgctgattggctacttgacAGGAGAATTATCGGACCACCGAAGAGAAGGGCAGCTCTGCACCTTTCTTCCAACTTTAACAACACATACGAAAGTACTTTTTTATGcaatgtttgtttgtgtgaaaaatattatacaaattCATTCACtactatatgaaaaaatagtccagaagaaataattaaaaaaaaacacaacataaaatCATGTAAGATGAAGAAAACAACTCTAGGGTCCCAAAATCATATGTGAACAGATTAAAATACCTTTGcacaaaaaagaattaaagaacAGCATTTAGTTATGCCCTCAGGTTAGTTCTGGGACTGAGCATTTGCTGAGGTTGCATTTAATATTGAGAGTCTGCACAGATATAGGGTGAGCTGGAGGGTTTTTGACATATCTGCTTCTTTCATTTAAATATGCCTCATCCTTTCTGTTCCCACCACagagattatatataatttaagtgATTTAGTGATATTGTCACTATAACAATCACTACAAAAAATAACTACTTTCTATTCTCATGATACAGAGGATCCAAACATAATCTTGGTGAGAGATAATGCAAGTTCGTGGTAGTTGTAGCTAAAGGTTGCCATCTTACCCAATGCCAAATACATACAATTACCTCGTCTTTGGAGAGTTGCTTGTCATTGTCCAGATCTATTTGTTTAAATGCTTCGACACTGCGTGGACCTTTGCTTATTCCCAACAATTCAATTTCAAAAATCAATGTTGCATTGGGTGGGATTTTatcttgtgaaaaaaaaaaagaataatgacTTACAAAGAACACACAAAGACAAATTGTataatattatactatatatatgtatttagctCTCTCTCGATATATATCGATGTATATAGAATATTTATGATGTGTCATGAGCAATGGTTATGGCTTTGACATAAAGTACCATAAgcacaataaaattaaaataaaaaaaaaaaactgctggtCTTTTGGCTAAACaatgtattgaatatatatatatatatatatatatattgatacaaTTGGATGAACATGGCATTGATAATTAAATGTTCCTATATTTACTAGCAGGGGCTGCTCCAAAATTCTCTAAAAAAAAGGGCCAGTCCAAGTATTTTGGAGGCTGGAACTCGACAGGGTCATGAGTCCGCAGTAAAAGTGTGGCTGTTCACACATTGTGTATGTTAATTACTGGGGGGCAAGGGGCTGATGGGGCCATTTGGCTAACCTGCCCCTAAGGCCAGAAGGTACCAACCCTCGGCTGCTCACTAGGTCccttatttatacataaaagtgtgatcaaaagtttgcaaAGCCCAAAGCCCTGTTAGTTTATGCACCATGACACAAAGCAGGACAGCAAGGAGGCTGTACAAAATAGTCAGGTtcctcaaaaaatatatatttctaaataaacaCCATGTGCATACCAAACATACCTAGAGCCAACAAAAAGGGGACACAGGACAGGAAAAAAGAGAGACTGATTTCCAAACCAGAGgcactttgtgtttttttcttactgtGCTTTCTCATTCCAAAGTTAGTTGTCTTGCACACAGGGATCCACAGAGCATTTTGCAAAGTACATTAAATTGCAACGTACAGATAGCCAAGCAGATACATTACAGGACAAACACTTACATTCACATGCATTTTCTGTTAGAAATTTCTGCAGCCATCTTTCGCAACATGCAGATCTATGTTTGCCAAGGTGTTAATGTGCTTGCTGTGAATGAAGAAAAAGCTATTTTCAAGCTTCTCATCTAAGTAAAAGTTGGCTTTTCACATGTTATCATAAGCTTAGTCGACACTGGTATGAATTTGCCTCTTGAAACCCAAAGTTGTGATTAGTTACTAATGTAAGACGTAGAAGAAAACACTGGAAGGAAGAACACACATGTTAGGTAGTTAAGGTGTATTATCAGTGGGTGCATGATGCTAAAACTATAACCCTAACACACTAAAAGCACGGAAGACAAAAAGTAGACCTCACATCCACAGTGTGGCTCGACTTTTTGGCTACAGCTTGTGCGATTGCAATTTCTAgcatgtgtaataaaaaaataataactgaaTAACTTTACTCTTCTAGCATCCATGTTTGCAATTATTATCTTAGGTCATCAGCTTACTTATAGTAGGTAAATTCtctcttttaaataattttcatttaCATATTATCATGCAAGTCAACTGAATTCCCAGATATGTATGTAAACCCAGGTGATAAAATGTGTCATTGTGGCAGTTGAGTGCATTGGATGAAATCCTGCATTACCATAGCCCTTTTCACCATAGGCCAATGAAGGTGGTATgactgcttttcttttttctcctcggCACATGTCCAGCAAAGCTATATCAAGTCCTTTGATCACTTGTCCAACTCCAAGAACAAACCACTTTGGATGCCCATCTTTATCTGAGCGACTGGAAAAGAAAACTTAGTTCATGATCTATCttctcataaaaaaaagaacagtaaaCGGATTGATGTGATGTGAACAAGTGAAAGTGGCatcgattattattatatttttcttatatagcGCTAACAAGTTACGCACTGCTCCGTGTAGTAAACGCTTCAAAGGGTCTGAAGTAACTAGGATTGACAGAGTAAGACGAACATAATAAATgaattcagagctttttttgTGGTTGGGTCCTTTTAAAGCAGCaggtaaaataaatgacattattAACCACTCTATATGAAGGGTGAATGTTCAGACTTGACATATTGGAGTTTGAGTGGCAAACATAACCAGCTTATACTTAGGGgagtttatatagttttttcaaGATACCTTGTTTAAGATAAACAGTGCACCCAATTAGATGATGTATTGGTAAAAATTAATACATTCTTTAGTTCTCTTCATTGTTGCTCTGGAAAGAAAATACAGGTAGAAATACatacttttataattatttcaagATTGTTGCACTCCTGGCCACTTGAGGGCTACAAAACACATTACCTGCACCATCATTTTGGCTAAGGGTGATGGGAGCTGCAGTCCACATAAGTGCAtcagttctttttattttaatttaaatgaccCTGTACcctgtatttaaataaatgaccatacatgtgttttattgtatttatttttacattttttaggagGGTGGCAGTTAAAGGGCCAGTATGCCAGCACAATACATTAGCTgtcactttaatttttttaacaggtTGTCATGGTAGTAAGAAGCCATTTATGGCTGCCCGCTTTAGAAAGTATCATGCCACCTCGTACTAGAAATGTTTGGTATCCTCGGTCCACTTTGCCAACCACTTAGCACTTACTAAGTGCCACTTATATGAGTACACTAAAGGATCCAGTCACAATGTAAATGAGTCTCATGTGGATCATCAGGTtacaaggataaaaaaaattacaaaatgccTGTACCCTGAGAAAAGGGGAAGACAAAAGACCAAAGTCTTGCCTTAAAATCCCATTCTTCAATTAGAAGTTATATAGCAACTTAACTAAAAATGCTCTAAGAATATGTATGGGCGCTCACAACAGGAGGCACTTGGCCTTCCCAAATTCTCCAGGGTCGCGTTGGATGAGGCAAAGAcatgtacacataaatatatatatatgtatatatatatatatgtatatatatatatatatatatatatatatatacacacatacacatacatgtgtgtgtaaaaatatatcCACTAACAGGGAAGCACGATTATTCCAAATTTGCTTCAATAGAGTGAGTGTATAAAGCCTGTCTAATAATTGAGAATAATCAGTAGCTGGTGGGCTGCTGTGTTACACGTCTATGAACACCCAGAGATCTCATCACAAAGAGTAACACAAACTAAGCCAACCCACCTCTTAATGGTACAGTATAACGTTACAgttctttatatagcgccagcagattccgtagcgctgtcaCAATCAGTAAAAGGCAGTACTACCTGTGAGGAGCCATCACCTACCTGCAGTAGAATTTGGAAAGGTCATGGGCCAGGTAGCCATCATAATGCGCGTTTACCAGATCCCCTCTCCTGCTCTTTTGGGTACAGTCACTGGGGGTATGAATCACCTCTAGTTTAATGTTCTCTTCTACCTCTTGTTGCCCCTGTATATGAACAGCAAGGAGGCTAAAAACCTGTAGAAACAAGAGAGTCTTGGGGTAGAGAGGCATAGCTGCTGGAAGTGTCTCTGCACTGGATAGAAGATCCCCTTTGATTGTTATACACGTGGCAGTCTTGGAATAACTGCAGatgtgaagcaaaaaaaaaaaaaagctcactgGAAATAGTTTTGTCTTCCAAGAGAAAGCTGGGTCTGCGTTACGCGCGTTATGATTGGC includes:
- the PJVK gene encoding pejvakin gives rise to the protein MFAAATKNFVKQVGDGGRLIPVPSLNEADKYQPLSLVIKKKRWFFSRKAKYISTPFTLKDILHGDKEISAGVSSYQLLNYEDKSDVSLNRKHGNQIMNDVGINIYGSDSVAVKASFGIVTKHEVEVPALLKELVSRTVDLDHCLVRQSRESKKEVLCVVMESIRTTRQCSLSVHAGMRGQTMRFHIIEDQNYKGRDKAIVFPAHTTIAFSVFDLYIHLDGHFELCVSTASKGGFERELTRSFSLNALRNNLYRKRTMDIIGNSDSYIDDIFSDYYDKAASMTDISTTYMREGAHTRVNLLNNNISKGPCALCGMGNSKRETVYGCFECSYNGQKYVRLHAVPCFDLWHKRIK
- the FKBP7 gene encoding peptidyl-prolyl cis-trans isomerase FKBP7: MPLYPKTLLFLQVFSLLAVHIQGQQEVEENIKLEVIHTPSDCTQKSRRGDLVNAHYDGYLAHDLSKFYCSRSDKDGHPKWFVLGVGQVIKGLDIALLDMCRGEKRKAVIPPSLAYGEKGYDKIPPNATLIFEIELLGISKGPRSVEAFKQIDLDNDKQLSKDEISHYLSEEFKRDGKHRDPSVHGLILTDIFQKNDHNDDGFISAKEYNVYQHDEL